A section of the Prochlorococcus sp. MIT 1341 genome encodes:
- a CDS encoding TMEM165/GDT1 family protein yields MVIPILASTFITVFLAELGDKTQLATVAISGSSNKPIAVFLGSSSALVIASLIGALAGGSIANLIPEVILKLIAALGFLVIGIRFLWPTISKSDLASFFMQTRKEP; encoded by the coding sequence ATGGTCATTCCAATACTAGCCTCAACATTTATTACTGTTTTTTTAGCTGAACTGGGAGACAAAACTCAGTTGGCAACAGTTGCCATTAGTGGATCCTCTAACAAACCGATTGCAGTTTTTCTAGGATCTTCCTCTGCCCTAGTAATAGCAAGCCTCATCGGTGCATTAGCAGGAGGATCAATAGCTAACCTGATTCCAGAAGTGATTCTTAAATTGATTGCTGCACTTGGATTTCTTGTTATTGGCATACGTTTTTTGTGGCCAACCATCAGTAAGAGTGATCTAGCATCATTCTTTATGCAAACTAGAAAGGAGCCATAA
- a CDS encoding TMEM165/GDT1 family protein, translating to MNETEHEPESLQESKETINDGFLTVFLTTFTTVFIAEIGDKTQLATLLLSAQSGRPLIVFLGAALALISASLVGVLVGRWLSTVVSPEKFQQISGLLFIVLGVWLATQAFESMLGTI from the coding sequence GTGAACGAAACAGAACACGAACCTGAATCGTTACAAGAATCAAAAGAAACCATCAATGATGGCTTCTTGACGGTCTTTTTAACCACATTCACAACAGTTTTTATTGCAGAAATTGGAGATAAAACCCAATTAGCCACGCTATTGCTTTCTGCCCAATCTGGAAGACCATTAATAGTCTTCCTAGGAGCTGCTCTAGCCCTTATTTCAGCAAGCTTGGTCGGGGTTCTAGTAGGCAGATGGCTCTCAACGGTTGTATCACCTGAAAAATTTCAACAAATATCTGGCTTATTATTCATTGTTTTAGGAGTTTGGCTCGCAACCCAGGCATTTGAAAGCATGCTAGGCACGATTTAG
- a CDS encoding RNB domain-containing ribonuclease: MKFTVENILDLVPEQGTLETKKLEKILKLTKKEQREQLNLAISALGKIGLIQEVQSGEISKFKHEGIIEARLRCSSKGYCFALREDDGDDIYIRDHNLNNAWNGDRVLVRINREGIRRRSPEGAVQCILERNSTTLVCMLEKTDDKIIANPLDERINAVINIEESNNNDSSIIQQAKIVEVKIDLYPVGQYPAKGHVVRPLTLDAGKNGDLDILLTKSNLNQEVNPPRSSLKTPSQKKRVDLTNQPSLLLRSWQGKDAPPLSAIYVEPQAAGVRLWLHAPAISERLTVRNSLDNWLREKGESHCLTDEWKPLLNKTLTKQSEFQVGEQNESVSLRVDISPTGNIEDWEFYLANVKPVALITPEMLTALSERKPKARTLPAILKPIKDHIDTVKTTIFAASLIKKREESIGLIQLELPIPKLEYLGDLNWQNPDTNNQEWILPIDETDPNSILSVFTREANRIWAKHLQDINLPGLVLESQPIDTNSINDVAKSAISLEIPLSLNDEGNPTAQELVNSFKDTNYKRVLQQQLTYCIHEPVLKQINCFADSVTNDSVSSILQSNNIVFNQQAPWVNASLHYSDLMNQQVITFLLNDGKSSPTTRSKSKISLAKMGIGKSISWNLFSSSIQHTINNLFTVSTCSKQNNLRRKAKNFKNELISFAQARTLESEIGKELEGTISGIQSYGFFVELPPSEAEGLVHVSSLADDWYEYRSRQNKLVGRKSRKTYQLGDIVKTRVLKVDLLRNQVDLELSTEDTPQKQLDNEKNNEAHQTIKE, from the coding sequence ATGAAGTTTACGGTCGAAAACATCCTTGATCTAGTTCCTGAACAAGGAACATTGGAAACTAAGAAGCTAGAAAAAATTCTTAAACTTACAAAAAAAGAGCAACGAGAACAATTAAATCTTGCAATCTCTGCACTTGGTAAAATAGGTCTTATTCAGGAAGTGCAATCTGGAGAAATATCAAAATTCAAACATGAGGGAATAATCGAAGCGAGACTTAGATGTAGCAGTAAAGGTTATTGTTTTGCGTTAAGGGAAGACGATGGAGATGATATTTATATTAGAGACCATAACCTCAATAACGCTTGGAATGGGGACAGAGTTCTTGTAAGGATTAACAGAGAAGGAATTCGTAGAAGATCCCCAGAAGGAGCAGTTCAATGCATATTAGAACGTAATTCGACTACATTAGTATGTATGCTTGAAAAGACTGACGATAAAATAATAGCTAACCCCCTTGATGAGAGAATTAATGCAGTTATAAATATAGAAGAGAGTAATAATAACGATTCTTCGATTATTCAACAGGCAAAAATTGTTGAAGTTAAAATAGATTTATATCCAGTAGGTCAATATCCAGCGAAGGGACATGTCGTAAGACCTTTAACATTAGATGCTGGTAAAAATGGTGATCTCGATATTCTTCTTACAAAATCTAATTTAAATCAAGAAGTTAATCCACCACGTTCAAGCCTAAAAACACCTTCCCAAAAAAAGAGGGTAGATTTAACAAACCAACCATCATTACTTTTGAGAAGTTGGCAGGGAAAGGACGCTCCCCCTTTATCAGCAATATATGTTGAACCGCAAGCTGCAGGAGTGAGACTATGGCTACACGCGCCAGCAATTTCTGAACGTCTGACTGTCCGCAATAGCTTGGATAATTGGCTTAGAGAAAAAGGGGAATCGCATTGTCTTACGGACGAATGGAAGCCATTATTAAACAAAACCTTAACTAAGCAATCAGAATTTCAAGTAGGAGAGCAGAATGAATCAGTAAGTCTGAGGGTTGATATTTCACCAACAGGTAATATTGAAGACTGGGAATTTTATTTGGCTAATGTTAAACCAGTTGCTCTAATTACCCCTGAAATGCTTACTGCATTATCAGAAAGGAAACCAAAAGCACGTACTTTACCAGCAATCCTCAAGCCTATAAAGGATCATATTGACACAGTAAAAACAACTATATTTGCAGCTAGCCTTATAAAGAAAAGAGAAGAATCAATTGGATTAATACAATTGGAACTTCCAATACCTAAATTAGAATATTTGGGCGATTTAAATTGGCAAAATCCCGACACAAATAACCAGGAGTGGATACTACCTATTGATGAGACTGACCCTAATTCCATTCTTAGTGTTTTTACTAGAGAAGCTAACAGAATATGGGCAAAGCATTTACAAGATATTAATCTTCCTGGATTAGTCCTTGAGTCTCAACCTATAGATACAAACTCTATTAATGATGTAGCTAAATCAGCCATTTCTCTGGAAATTCCACTTTCCTTAAATGACGAGGGTAATCCAACTGCTCAGGAACTTGTTAATTCATTTAAAGACACTAACTATAAAAGAGTTCTTCAACAGCAGCTCACATATTGTATTCATGAACCTGTTTTAAAGCAAATAAATTGTTTTGCTGATTCTGTTACTAATGATTCAGTTTCGTCAATATTACAATCCAATAATATAGTTTTTAATCAACAGGCTCCTTGGGTTAACGCTTCATTGCACTATTCAGATTTAATGAACCAACAAGTTATAACCTTTTTATTAAATGACGGTAAATCATCTCCAACCACTCGATCAAAGTCGAAGATTTCTCTTGCTAAAATGGGTATAGGAAAATCTATTTCATGGAATTTATTTAGTAGTTCCATACAGCACACAATTAACAACTTGTTTACAGTCTCAACATGTAGTAAGCAGAACAACCTCAGGAGAAAAGCAAAAAACTTTAAAAACGAGTTGATTTCTTTTGCTCAGGCACGCACCCTTGAATCTGAAATAGGTAAAGAATTAGAGGGTACGATTAGTGGAATACAAAGCTATGGTTTTTTTGTTGAGCTACCACCCTCTGAGGCAGAAGGTTTAGTTCATGTAAGTTCCCTTGCTGATGATTGGTACGAGTATCGCTCCCGTCAAAATAAACTGGTAGGTAGAAAAAGTAGAAAGACATACCAACTTGGAGATATTGTTAAAACACGTGTCTTAAAAGTTGATTTATTACGTAATCAGGTAGACCTTGAACTATCCACTGAAGATACACCACAAAAACAACTAGATAATGAGAAAAATAACGAAGCCCATCAAACTATAAAGGAGTAA
- a CDS encoding YkgJ family cysteine cluster protein — protein sequence MKRYEKWQCINLCGSCCRLAPEERLEALEALDLDQQAVYLSMVKPDGWCKYFDSGRRRCRIYENRPDFCRVEKIQVIFKISNQEANEFAINCCRSQIRSIYGGKSSELRRFNRSIRSREKH from the coding sequence ATGAAACGGTATGAAAAGTGGCAATGTATAAATCTCTGTGGTTCGTGTTGCCGCCTTGCACCTGAGGAGCGCTTAGAAGCCTTGGAAGCGTTGGACCTAGACCAACAAGCTGTGTACCTAAGCATGGTTAAGCCTGATGGCTGGTGTAAATATTTTGATTCTGGAAGAAGGCGTTGCAGAATTTATGAGAATCGACCGGACTTCTGCAGGGTTGAGAAAATACAAGTGATTTTCAAGATTTCCAATCAAGAGGCAAATGAATTTGCAATTAACTGCTGTAGATCCCAAATTAGATCAATATATGGCGGAAAGAGCTCAGAACTGCGTAGATTCAATAGAAGCATCCGTAGTCGCGAAAAACATTAA